AGCGCCAATGCAGCCACAGATGATAGCTGGCAAAGCTCATCAACATAGCGCGCATGCGAAAGTTCAGCCAACCGGTGGCAATGAGGGATCGCATACACGCATCCACCATCGGATAGCCGGTCTGACCTTGCTGCCACGCGGTAAGATAGGCCTCATTCACCGGCTCTTGACGCAGCTTATCATAGGCCGGATGCATGTTTTCAAATTCAATACGGGGCTCGTCTTCAAGCTTTTGAATAAAATGGCAATGCCAATGCAAGCGGCTTGAAAAGGAACTGAGCGCCTTTGGCCAATTGCCTGACAAAGTTCTTGGAGAGGCGGTAAGTGCCTTGCGCCGGGCTTCTAAGGCGTGATGCACTTCGCGCATTGACAAGGTTCCAAAGGCCAAATGCGCAGAAAGGCGTGAACAGGCCTGCGCCGCGCTTAAGGGAGAGGACATCGCTTTTGAATAATCCTCTCCGCGCCTGTGTAAAAAGCTTTCCAATACCTGTAAGCCCTGTCGCCGCCCCCCGCTTTGGCGCGCGATGCACCCATCCTCCGCGAGAAGGAAATCTTCCGGCCGCGGCATCGGGTCTGAGGCGAGACCGATCTTTTTTAAACCCGTGGGCGCGGGCAGGCAGGGCTGCGCCATATAATGCTGCCAGCGCTGCGCCCAACCGGCGCGCTTATTCAAGCCTCGGGTGACGCCAATACGCCGTGGCTGATGCCAGGTCACGCCGGTGTTTTGACACCAAGCCTGCACGCGCTGATCACGCGCATAGGTCCAGCCATTCCAAGTTTCTTGATGCGAGCACAGCTGGGTGAAACCAAATTTTTGATGCAAATCGGCAAGGATCGAAACCGGTTCCCCGATGCGAAGAACCAGGCCTTGACCTAAGGCGCAAAGATCTTCTGACAGATCAGCAAGGCTGTCTTGTAAAAAACAAAAATGCCGATGACTCATATCCGGTTGCTGCCAAAGCTCGG
The sequence above is drawn from the Rhodobacteraceae bacterium IMCC1335 genome and encodes:
- a CDS encoding deoxyribodipyrimidine photolyase, whose protein sequence is MWFKRDLSVFDNAALIHAVQAGSVLPVYILEPELWQQPDMSHRHFCFLQDSLADLSEDLCALGQGLVLRIGEPVSILADLHQKFGFTQLCSHQETWNGWTYARDQRVQAWCQNTGVTWHQPRRIGVTRGLNKRAGWAQRWQHYMAQPCLPAPTGLKKIGLASDPMPRPEDFLLAEDGCIARQSGGRRQGLQVLESFLHRRGEDYSKAMSSPLSAAQACSRLSAHLAFGTLSMREVHHALEARRKALTASPRTLSGNWPKALSSFSSRLHWHCHFIQKLEDEPRIEFENMHPAYDKLRQEPVNEAYLTAWQQGQTGYPMVDACMRSLIATGWLNFRMRAMLMSFASYHLWLHWRLPALHLARQFTDYEPGIHYAQAQMQSGTTGINTIRIYNPIKQSLDQDPNGVFIKRWVPELRNMPVGFIHQPWLLAKKMNGYPLPIVDEKAARQAASAKLYALRKPRQHALAAQRIVDKHGSRKSGIIQIVPRRKPKKDPRQDEFIF